A segment of the Catharus ustulatus isolate bCatUst1 chromosome 12, bCatUst1.pri.v2, whole genome shotgun sequence genome:
TATGGCCAGGGGGATccagcagccccctcccctccccagcaggtttgcagcttccccttccctccaggGGTGAGGGGACCCCCCAGGCCACCCCTCACCTTGGTGATGGCAGCCGAAGCCACTTCCAGCGCGGCGCAGAGCCGAGGTTTGTCCTTGGCCATCTCTGCAAGGGGACATGGCTACGGGGATTGCCCAAAACCTTCACCTTTCAGCCCAAAACCaccatccctgccagctccaacACCACGGGGTGCTCAAAAATCGTTACCTTTAAGGAGCTCTCTGGCTGGGTTTCCTTTCTCCAGGAGGTTCTTGTTGCTGGAGGTGACCAACAccttcagctcctctgctcGGGAGATGTACTGCCTCACCTGTGCACATTTTGGGGTGAGGAGACCCCCGACATGGAGTGCAGAGGATGGGGGCACTGCCCtcacccccccctccccccagggGTTTTGGCTCACCTTGGCCCGGATGGCTTCTTTGCGCCGCGCATCGCTTTCATCTGAGAGGAAAAACGACCAAACACAGGGGTGGGTGGGCTGAAaactgccctgccctgaggtGCTGCCCCcccaaaaatagcaaaaatacaCCCAGGCCCCACATTACCCCCGGGGGGGGACTCACAGTGCAACGCTGGCACAAAATACTCCAGGGCTTTGCGGTAGAGGGAGAAGGCGGCTTTGGCGTCTCCCTCCTGATCTTTCCTCACTGCCTCCACCACCAGGTCGGTCTGGGGGACACAAggggggggtctcagggctTGGAACCCCCCCGTTCccgggagcagcccccagcccctgctgctcacCGCCTTGCCCAGGCTCTCGGGGCCAGGGATGTGCTCCATGTCCACGAAGGGGTGAGCGAAGAAGCACTCGAAGGAGATGCGCTTCCGAGggtccctctccagcagctgtcCCAAGAGATCCCGGCATtccagagagagctggggcCGGCTGGgaagctggggagggaaggggctgagCCCAGTGACCGCTGTGAGaaccccccagctcctccaaacCAGCCCCACGTTACCTCCACAGCCCGGTCGCTGCGGATCTTCTCCTCCAGCTCGGCGAAGGAGCGGGAAGCGAAGGGTGGCTTCCCAAAAATTGCTTCTGTGGGGGGAAAAGAAGCGGTGGggggggatggagagggggaaaccagccctgagcagagcccccCCGGGGGCAATAAAAGCCAAGCCCACCGTAAAGGATGACGCCCACCGACCACAGGTCGGCACGGGCGTCGTAGTGCTGCTGACACACCATCTCGGGGGCCATGTAGAGCGGGGAGCCACGCAGCACGTGCTTCTCATCCCACGGGGACATGTACTGAGCAAAGCCGAaatctgcagcacacagagctcgTGGGGCCACGGAGAGAAGGGATCTGccccctcccagctgctcccagggaggtGGCCTGACCTGCCAGCTTCAGCTGGGGGTTCTCCGGGGCGCTCAGGAGGATGTTCTGCGGCTTCAGGTCCAGGTGGGAAATGTTGTGGTCGTGGAGGAACTTCAGGGCGCAGGCTGGGTGGGTGGATGGGCACGTGATAGCACAGCCCTGCGCCCCAAAACCCTCGGGGAGGGtccccagcagaggcagagcgGGAGGCAGGCGGGGTGTCCTCAccgagctgctgcaggaagacGCGTGCCACCTTCTCGGGGAGCATGCGGCGCATCCGGATGAAGTGGGACAGGTCCCCCCCGGCGCAGAACTCCATGATCAGGTAGATGTGGTCACCGTCCCACTGCCAGGCAACAAGACCTCACCGTGCCACCCCTGGCAGTCCCACCCGGACCAGTTTGCCCAGTCGCTGGCACCAAGCCTCACGGATACACCCTTGGGAAGCAGGCATGGATCCAAGCCAGAGTAGTTCTGGCTCCCCGAGAAGCCCCCAGCCCACCTGGAAGTCCTTGAGCTCCACAATGTTGGGATGGCGAATGGTCTTGAGGATCTCGATCTCTGTCAGCAGGTTCTCCACCGATGCCCGGTTGAGGCTCCTCTTGTTGACGCATTTGATGGCCACCACCTCACGCGTGTCCCTCTGCCGAGGAGGGGGGACAACGCTGGAGCCCCCGACCCAAAGAGCCCGCcgggtggggagggaagggaccCCTACAAGGGGATGGCAGGTGCCAGGCGGGGGCTGTAGGGGCGGTACCCCAAGCGGACAGCCGGAAAAGGGGGTCCCACGGAGTGAGTGGGACAGACTGGGGAGCAAAAAGACGACCCCGGCGGCGGGCTCGGCCCTACCTTCCTGTAGGCCTTGTAGACGGTGGCGTAAGTGCCGGAGCCGAGGGGCTCGGTGAGGATGAACTCGTCGAGGCGCGGCGGggcccagccggccccggccATGGCCCCTCCGGACCCCCGGTCCGGCACTCGGGGCCCGGGAGCCGCTTCCGCCTTCCCGGCGCGCCACGGCTCAGGCCACGCCCCCGAGGACGTGACCACGCCCACTCCGCGCTCACCCCCGGGAACCAAGTCACGCCCCTTGGTCCCATCCAACCCGCCCCTGGCCACGCCCCCACCGACAAGCCACGCCCCCCACAACCATATAGACCACGCCCCCTGATCCGCCAATCAACACAAACCACGCCCATAACCATCCctccaccccccacccccccaagcTGACACAGGCACCGTATCCAGACCACATGaacaaattttattaataattttttaaacattaaaagatCAGACtcgggagaaaaaaaaccaaacaataatACATGAGGAAAAGGGTGTAAAAATACCGATTTCTGTATCCCAGCGCTCCCCCGCCGCCCCTCGCCAGCACAGGATGGGGGGCTAAGACAAGCCCCGCCCTGGCAAAGGGGCACCACAAAGCCAAATCTGCACGAAACCCCCTCCACGGGGGCACCCAAACCCAAACCGTGACACCCAAAGCACGGGGCTGAAGGGGGGAGAGGTGCGAGTCTGCCCCCATCCACCCCAAGGGCCATCCCAGCTTGGGATGCAGCTGAACACACATCAGAACAGTTCCTTCCcagctaaaaagaaattaaactcgaggaggaaggcagggagctctgcctCGTTCAAGGTTAGCTGGAGAAGGGTGTCACAGGCACTGTGTGACTCCGTGTCTTCAGCTGCCCCAACCTGGAGCCGGGAGCCAAaccaaaatcccttttcccctccctctcctggtTTCAAGCCACTGAGAAGACTCAGCCTCCACTGATCCCTTCTCCCGCTCTCcgtgcccagggctggcacctgcAGGATCCTCATGGAAACAAGGGATGTGCCCTGGGGGGGACCAGGGGAAATAAATCCCCCCCCACATCCCCCCTGCTCCCAGATTTTCCTTTGTGTCACGTTATCCTGGCTCTCAGGAAGCCCCAGCCGTTATGAGGACAAAATACAGTGTCATGTGAGTGTAATAAACCAAAAGTACAGTTTCTGTTCTTAAAATTAACGACATCAACTACATGCACGTTACAAAACCCTCCCAAAACAGCAGATAATCAAATTCTTCGTAGCAAAGGccaagagaagagagagagtAAAATCAAAAACCTGCTTCCCCTCATCTTCCTGCTACAGACAGAGTGAGGGGAGGAAGAGACAAACACCCAGAAGGTCCTGGAGGGAGGAATATTTGCCTCAGAGAATGTCTTCCCCCATCTCCCCACACCCTAAAACAAGACAGGGAAAACGAATCATCCAAACCATAGCTCAGctgaagctgaaaaaaaaccctctcctCATCAGGAGTGTCGGCATCACAGAGCTCACATGGTACCCccaaaaagtgcatttttagagaaaaaaaaaaaataaaataaaagaaggttGGGGAGATGAGGGCAGAGGAAGCGAGAGGGAGGcagcccaggaagggctggattTCCTGGGAATGGGCTGGATTTCCTGGGAAAAGGGTTAATTTCCCCGGAAAGCATTCTGTGCAGCCGAGGAGGCCACCCCAGCTGCTGCGTTCTGGAAGCTCCTGTTGGTGAGGATGCCTTGGGAAAACTCCTCCTGGGCCCTTTGGAAGCTGGCTCCTGTGCGCCGATACAGGGAGTGCACCTGGCAACGAGAGGGGAGGCAAAGAGTGAGGGAAATCCGCGTGTGGCTCTGGGAGTGCTGCACATTCCTTGCTTTTCCTTGCCTAACCAGCTCCCTGACAGCTGGACAGCATGGGCTGGAGCCAGTGGCTTCATGGATGCTGcagatttcaggaaaaaaatccttcatttgCTGAAAAATGTGGAGCTCTCAGCAAAATGGCTGGTTTCAGATCCAAACTCCCCATCCTGTGATGGCTCAGAATTAACCCAGTATTTACTGAAGGGCAGGGCCTGAAGGTGCCAACAGCATCAGACAAAAGCAGTAGAAAAGAAGGAAGTACCATTAAACAAGGATGAGTCCAGCCTGTCTGTGCCTTCCCCCAAGCTCCATTTCTGCCATTCCTGCAgaaatccagccctgctgttGTCAGGCAGGAGGGTGGCTTTAGGAACCAGTGGGAACCAGCAGGCTTCGAAAAGCCCCCCCACACTGTAGGAGCAGTGACTGAAAATCCCTGGATGCTGAACAGAGACACAGCCACCTCTGGGCAGGACAAAgggcaatggttttaaactgccagagggcagggttagatgggatatcaggaaaaaaatcctttgctgtgagggtggggaggccctggcacagggtgcccagagaagctgtggctgtctctgcatccctggaaatgttccaggtCAGggtggacactggggcttggagcaacctgggatagcaGAAAGCGTCCCTGCCTTTTGCAGGGGGTAAGATGAGCTCTAAAGCCCCTTCCCAAATAATttcatgattctatgactcCAAAGGGAAGCTACTTCCCACTTCAAGAATGCCCAAGAAATTTGGCATTGATGCAGGAAGCACAAGTAAAAACACTTTAATTAAAACCTCTTGTCCCACCAGCGCCCTGATCCCATCATAATTTCCAGCTGGGTGAAAGGAGGCATCAAACCCAGGacccctgggagcagcctgagctctgccagccctcgAGGCACTCACCTGcttgaggaggaagagggagaggacGGCGCAGAGCGTGAAGAAGGCGGCCACCACCATCATGATCACCCCCACGGCCACGTGGCTGCGCACCTCCGACAGCGCCGCGATCCAGCCGCtgccagggagaggagagcGGGCTGAGCATGGGCAGaattccagcacagctggagctcaggagGCACAGGGCACCCACAGGTGCTTCAGGGAAAGGTTACAGGGCAGTACAGAATCAAACAGGAACCTGGAGCTCATCCAGGCCCTTGTTTTGGGGATGGAGTTTGCATTAGCGTTTTTAGAGGAGGATTGTGATCATCCCACCCACattccagccctgtgccctcccctcAGGCAGCAAAATCAATACCCTTGGCGCCAACTGCGACTTCCATGGGCACCTTCTCAAAATTCAACCAAGTGGGGTAAAGATAGGCTGGAACAGCTAAATTGGAAGAGATCAGCTGGCAGGTCTGGAGCCTGGGCCTGAGTGTCACCCTGGCAGGGATGTAAGGGTTGGGagtgagaggaagaggaaaggatggATGTAGGTGGTgaaaccctggcacagggtggctgCTCCATGCCTGGAAATTTCCCAGGCCATGCTGGACACAACACAAGATAGcagaaggtgtccttgcccatggatGAGATGAGCcttaagttcccttccaacccaaaccattctgtgattccacaatTCTAAGTTACACACACTGGGAGTTGTTGAAAGGAAGGGGCAAGGAAGAATTCAAAGAGTCACCAGCACTTGGCTGTGGCTGAAAATACCAAGACACCTCACTCAGAACACCTTCCTGGGTGCTGGAGAAAGGAACCTTTCCAACTGCTCCACTCAACCGtgtgccagcaggagggagcggGTCCCATCCCATGTGTGGCACAGGGAAGTGGAAAGCGCTGCAGCCGAAAATATCCGCGCTGTCTGGCAGGAGGAAACGGAGCAGAAAGCTCCAGGCAGCCTCTCCAAGCCAGACTAaaccccctccctgtcccctgtgactcagggaggctggggacagctctgcccatgAGCCCTTCTGCAGAAAATAGACAGCAGTTCCCACTGGAGGCTtcccctggggagcagcaccaCGGGCTGCTGACCTTTTCCCTGCGCTCCATAGTTCCTgaatgggagctgcagcccaggcagcaaGGCAAAAGGAAaggctgtgctctccctgcagggcacagctgctgacACTGAGGCTGCTGGACCCGCTCCAGAAGCCCAGGCTCACCCTTCTGGACAATGTCACTGAGAGAGGGTGAGGCTAAAAGCCTCTCTGATTGTCTCAACCCACCAACCACATGCTCCAGAGAGAttcaggaagggtttggggatggaGTCAGGGTGGTAGCAGCAGTATCAGGCTGAGCAGCACCCAGATTTCAGGTCAGAGATCCCTcagccccacactgctgccagggaaggCTCCAGTTTGAACAAGGCAGAGCTGGTTCACACCAGAGGAGCAAATATGATCTGTACTGAGCAagggagaaggcagcagaagaattctcacagaatgttttgggttggaaggggcctcagaactcatctcattccactcatctgccatgggcagagacaccttccactgtccagggtgctccaagacccagtgtccaacctggccttggacactcccgaggagccaggggcagccacagctgtgccagggcctcagcaccctcccagggaaggatttctgctCCATATCCAGTAATTCACATATTCCCCTTCTCACACTCCTTCACATGCTGGGATTAGGATGGGatgagcagaggagggaggcagCCCAGCTGGGACCTGCCGAGGCTGTGCgtgggctgggagaggaaaaCCACAGCAGGAAGAACAGGCAGCTGTGAGAACCAGggcccagagctcctgccagtcACAGCCCTGGTGAGAAAAGGGACCAGGCAGCAAAGCCAAGCCTACCTGTCtccccagccaggaattccaaCAGC
Coding sequences within it:
- the ULK3 gene encoding serine/threonine-protein kinase ULK3 isoform X3, producing the protein MAGAGWAPPRLDEFILTEPLGSGTYATVYKAYRKRDTREVVAIKCVNKRSLNRASVENLLTEIEILKTIRHPNIVELKDFQWDGDHIYLIMEFCAGGDLSHFIRMRRMLPEKVARVFLQQLACALKFLHDHNISHLDLKPQNILLSAPENPQLKLADFGFAQYMSPWDEKHVLRGSPLYMAPEMVCQQHYDARADLWSVGVILYEAIFGKPPFASRSFAELEEKIRSDRAVELPSRPQLSLECRDLLGQLLERDPRKRISFECFFAHPFVDMEHIPGPESLGKATDLVVEAVRKDQEGDAKAAFSLYRKALEYFVPALHYESDARRKEAIRAKVRQYISRAEELKVLVTSSNKNLLEKGNPARELLKAMSPCRDGQGQTSALRRAGSGFGCHHQGGGRQG
- the ULK3 gene encoding serine/threonine-protein kinase ULK3 isoform X1, with the protein product MAGAGWAPPRLDEFILTEPLGSGTYATVYKAYRKRDTREVVAIKCVNKRSLNRASVENLLTEIEILKTIRHPNIVELKDFQWDGDHIYLIMEFCAGGDLSHFIRMRRMLPEKVARVFLQQLACALKFLHDHNISHLDLKPQNILLSAPENPQLKLADFGFAQYMSPWDEKHVLRGSPLYMAPEMVCQQHYDARADLWSVGVILYEAIFGKPPFASRSFAELEEKIRSDRAVELPSRPQLSLECRDLLGQLLERDPRKRISFECFFAHPFVDMEHIPGPESLGKATDLVVEAVRKDQEGDAKAAFSLYRKALEYFVPALHYESDARRKEAIRAKVRQYISRAEELKVLVTSSNKNLLEKGNPARELLKEMAKDKPRLCAALEVASAAITKEEEGRDDSEALELYQQSLGELLLLLADPDPDGPSRVPEGSDQDAGGTIHGQRGAGRICPERLYLAVTPGSCPAGRCSLPYLETPAPG
- the ULK3 gene encoding serine/threonine-protein kinase ULK3 isoform X2, with the protein product MAGAGWAPPRLDEFILTEPLGSGTYATVYKAYRKRDTREVVAIKCVNKRSLNRASVENLLTEIEILKTIRHPNIVELKDFQWDGDHIYLIMEFCAGGDLSHFIRMRRMLPEKVARVFLQQLACALKFLHDHNISHLDLKPQNILLSAPENPQLKLADFGFAQYMSPWDEKHVLRGSPLYMAPEMVCQQHYDARADLWSVGVILYEAIFGKPPFASRSFAELEEKIRSDRAVELPSRPQLSLECRDLLGQLLERDPRKRISFECFFAHPFVDMEHIPGPESLGKATDLVVEAVRKDQEGDAKAAFSLYRKALEYFVPALHYESDARRKEAIRAKVRQYISRAEELKVLVTSSNKNLLEKGNPARELLKEMAKDKPRLCAALEVASAAITKEEEGRDDSEALELYQQSLGELLLLLAAEPAGRRRELLHAEIQTLMARAEYLKDQIKMREAQSMGKEALAESVRSACTLQ